Part of the Panicum virgatum strain AP13 chromosome 4N, P.virgatum_v5, whole genome shotgun sequence genome is shown below.
CGAAGAACCCTAGATTTCGGGCAGATTTGGTCGGTCGTAatcagggttttatttcccaaccggtttccggtaaccgccgggctccggttccggtttaccggaccggtttgaccggttaccggtggaaaccggttgaattcaaatccaaattcaaataaattcaaattttcccgtgcaaccggttccgaccggtttaccggccggtttgaccggtttaccggccggttttaccggtttaccggtcggtttgaccggtttgaaattcaaaagctcccgtgcaaccggtttaccggccggtttgaccggtttaccggccggtttgaccggtttgatcggtgggccttcatgggccggtccatttttttctttttcttttttgatttaactttaaattcccacaaactatactaaatgaatgaatttttgagaaaatttgacaccattagattcatcacaccttgaagtatttttaggaattttttgggaatttttcattttttgaattcaaatttaaaatttgaattttggtcggttgggtaccggccggaaccggaaccggaccggaccggtttgaccggtaaccggtcaaaccggaccggttcccaccggtttggttaacCTTGGTCGTAATAGTCTGTTGGGTGAACACCTGCTAAGGTCAAAGGGCTCCAGGATTTGGCGCAAGCCTTGTTACAAGTTCTGGCCTGGAAGATTTTGCTCCTTCCCATTTCAGTTATTTTGAACTACTTGTTTGCTTATTCAAACTCAAGGTCTTTGTTATATGGAACAGTTTCTTAGTGGATAGCTCATAGCTGATAGGAGAATTAGTGACCCATTGGATATTGGATTATTTTGATCCTTTTAGAGTGCTGGATTACATTCTGTGGTGTGGCATGTACGGTTAGTCAAGTCATTCAATTAGTGTTAGACAATTCTCTACTCGATTTTTCAATTTATGCTCTGGTGTTGTTCTTTTGTTAGATGAATTAGTGAAGTCTTTTAGATCAATTTCAGTTCCGGGGACCAGAGGACAGAGGTAAATAATATTTacatgtatataatttttttggcaGAGCAGGTGTCCATCTGTTTAGGTTCTCTGAGAATGGAGTAGGCTCCATTTGCCTATTTGTAACAACACCCTAGTGAATATGTTGCCAAATTGAGAAGTCACCAGTTTAGATGCTACTATTTATTATTTAAGGCggcacttgtgtttctagcgATTCGTGGATGGTCTTTGTTGGATAATTTGCCAGGGGTGAAATGTGGTGGTGGAGCTAAATTAATGATTGCCTTTAATAACAGTGGTAGTCATATTCTTACCTTGCTTTCTGTATAAGACTATGAGTAATGCTCCAGTTTGCAGCTATTGATTTGAGTTTGGATGTTGATAGCTTTGTAGATGTATAGGGTTCAGTTCATAGGTGGCCACTGAACTGAGATATATATCAGGTGCCTTCCCCttcgaaaagaaaaggaaaaaagaataaGTGGTAGATCAGCTTGTGTGTTAATTTATCCAGTACTTGAGTGGAACTCCACTTTGCTGTTAGTGTGACCCTCTGTATTTATCATGCTGTTTGTATCAAAGTCTGTCAATATGTTAATAACATGGTCAGTTTTCTACTTGTTCAATGATGATCGCTGATGCTGTTACCTAATCTTTGGATGCCTTGTAGAAAAAATAAGTGTTATCATGCATTTTCTCCTTAGGGAACTATATTTTAATTCTGTTGCATTGCTTGGTCTCTTTTTGAGCTCTCAAACCGAGAAGTCACCAATTTGCATAGAACTATGGATGTGTTTCGAAATGATGAACTGTATATTAAAATAAACTTCCTAATACATTGCAGTCTAGATGCTCTATTTAGGATTGCACTTGTGTATCCTGGTGTTTTGATAATAGTCTTTGTCGGTGGATTAGTACCCAGTTGCAAAATGTGATGGTGGAGCTAAATGGAAATGTGCCTTTAATAAAATGTCATAGCGATATGGTCATGCTTGATTCTTTTCTTGCTTTTTGTATGAGTAAATCCCCAGTTTGCAGCTattaatttgaattttgatgctCATAGCTTTGTAGATGTAGGGTTAATTCATAGTTAGCCTTCCCCCTCCAAGAAAACAAAGGGATGGTAGATTGTTGATACGCGAAGTTATCCAATACTAGTGGAAATCTGCTTTGTTAGTGTGCAGCTCTATATTTATCATGTTGTTTGTATCTTAAGTCTGTCAATGTGTCAATAACTTAGTCAGCTTCCCTTGGCAACCAACTTGCCCAATGATGATTGCTGATGTTGCTACCTATTCTTGGATGCCTTGTGGAACAAATAAGTGCCCTTGTGCGTTGTTCTCCTTAATAAGGAACCACAATTTAATTTTGTGGTGTTGCTTTGTCTCTTCTTGGTATGCTGTTGTGTTGATGGATGTAGAAAATTTAATGTTTACCCTATCAATGGCATCTTTGTGATTATTACGATCCGTGTATTCGTGCTTGTGGGTCAGATTACTGATTTGCACAGCAGGTTTGAGGCTCTGTTTGTTTAGTTTAGATGGTAACAGCTATCTAAGACATATGACTGTCTGAGTGCTTACACTTTTATCATATATGTCATTTAACCTTCCCTTCTCGCATGATGGCAGGAGAAATTCAATGACTATCTTGTCCGTGAAGGTGAGAGGCTGAGGCAGCAGGACAGAGCCGCGATGGGCAGGAACTAGGGACCAAGGGGGTACGCTGTAATAATTTTGATGGCCATGCCTGGGTGGAACTTGGTTGCTTTTATCTTAGTCGCCCGACCCTGTATAAATCATCGATAACTGGTTTGTCAAAGCTTGCGTGCTCAAtatttttcatcaatcaacTCGTGCGACATTATGATGTGCAACTTGTATCAGGTGCATGAATAAAGAATGTGATGCGTTTGATGCTGCATCATCAATATCTGCCTAATTGACCAATTGCTCCGTTTGGTCGATGAGTGGGGCATGCATTATCAGTCTTACATTTTAAGCTGCTCTTTACTATGAGGCAGTGTTACCTGGTATTCCAACAACAGATGCTTGATATCATGGGTGCATCTGACGTTGCTTTCGGATCTTTAGTATGGCCTCGACCTATGAGTGGGGCATGCATTATCAGTCTTACATTTTTTTTGAGATACCTCTGCAGTTGCCCATGAGCCATGACTCCACGCGGGCCCTCCCCAACGCACGTACCGGAAACCCAGTGGTAGCCCGAAGACAAGGCGGTAATTAGCTAATTGCAGCCCAATAACCAAGCCCTGCTCATCAAATGGCCGGGCCGAATATCCATCGTGGCGGACAATTAATGGAAGCCTGCCTCGAGTTATTTCACAAAAATTTAGTGaactctatttttttaaaaaaaaatcgtgTGTGCGCTTTAGAGATTTTAGATGCCGAACTTTAAACAAGCAGGTTCCAAAAGTTACACAATAAGGTCCTCAACGACTGAAACGGccacccgcaaaaaaaaaaacgactGAAACAGCCATGGCAAATTTGTAGACAATTTTATTGAAAGTATTATGGTGTGAACACGAGCTAGAAGTTTTAAATACCGAACCTTATTTTTACAAACAACATGGGCTCATGTACTGCGCTTACTATGGAAATTTGCACGAACATTCCCTTTGAGAAACTAAATCACCCGTAACAATATTTGTCAATTTAATAATCATTTTTTTCGTGTGAACATGAGTTAGAAATTTCAGATACACGGAGTTTTTATACAAGCACGTGGGCCTACCTAGTGCGCATAGTACCAGCATTTCCACACACAAAGGGCGGAGCCAGCGGTGGGTCTGGAGGGGCTCGAGCCCCTCCTACCGCTGAAAATCCCATGAAGAACCCCCCTAAGCCCCTCCTTCAAATTTGAGAAAGAAGAACGAAGGAATGAGAGGTTGGAGGAGTAAGAAGAGGATGAGAGCCCCTCCTGGATTCAATCTTGCCTCCGCCACACAAGCTTTCCCATCAACAAATTAAATCATCatgaaaaatttgaaaaaaaaatcagcttcATCATAGAATcagtttttttgaaaaaaaaaagatcaataCCAAAACTTCTATTTGTTTCTCGTGGTTATGCTGGGTGAAAATGAGCAAGTGGGCTTTTAGTTTTACCCGTCCCGTACCCTATAGATGAAAATGAGCAAGTGGGCATTGGatgatgcaaaaaaatttatccgttttctaaaaaaatgggAGGAGATGTCCAAGATGGATGGAAGAGTCGGGAAAGCTGCGACGGAGTGCGCGCGAGAAGAAGACAGGGTAAGGCAGGACCGGTGCCTGCGAATGGCACCACTTGACCAGGGAGGTCAAGGTCACCTCATCATCACTAAACAATCCATGGGCCTAACTTTACCAGGCGTCATGCTAGCGGTGCGGACAGGGCGATTGACAATGTGGTTAAACTGGAAGTAAAGGTGCTACACAACGCTTTTTATTCTGAGTAAGCTAAAGCCACCATCTGGTTCTGTACGATTCATGAATGATGCAGTAAGATTCTTTTCTGTTTTCACCACTCTGCTCCTCTTTCGAGTGATTGTTACTACTTACAGATGATCTTGCCTATTCTGACTTGTATTCTGACTCTTCTACTTTGGCATAATTTTGGGCGTGTACATTAGCGAGTGTTTTTTTTCAAACCGAAAACAATTACagtatcaaaaaagaaaaaaaaaccaaaaacAGATACCAGTTTCGACTATTCAACGGTCAAAGAAGAGTGCGGGCGCACGATGCCAATCGGCAAAGAGAGCTGGGACTGGGAGTAACATCTTACtgtagcaaggttgaaaggaagGTGTCCTAATGCAAAAGGATCGAAGCCTTCttacaaaaaaacaaaaaggtatggaacctttttttttcgaagaaaaaaaaaggattggAGGCCGTTGGCTGCTCCCCGTCTCTCGCCTCCCGTCTGTCTCAGACATGCCATGGCATCGGACGGTCGAAGGATACAATTTTCACGACCTGCTGAAAAATACCATCACAAAAGAGACTCCGGCAAAGGGAAGGCTTAGGGAGCACTTGCACGATTGTTTGTGTGCTTTGTATCCTAGTCCGAAGAAAATGGGGGCGGTCCGGCCAGTGCAACAGAAGGATGCAAAATGCAAAGGGGAATCGGAATTTCGATTCCCATTTCGTCCACGTTTGTGTGTTATTACAGGTAGACGTCCCATTAAATAAACATTAGaaggttctttttttttcaaataaatttgcacCAGCCAGCATTCAGCCTAGGTAAGAAATGGAAAGGCCCGTGTGGACGCATATGTTGACTAGGGTTCTTTTCGTAGGATATGTGTGTGATCTCGCACCGATTTGATAGATTTTAAAGTAAGAATATGAAACAGTTGCTCCGGATCAGTCTCCCTGCGTCTGCACCTGATGGGTTTCAGCTCGGCACAGCTGGCGATGGACTGATGCCTGAGCAACCACAATCTGTGTGTTCGCTTGTTTTGTCAGCCAACTAGCTAGTAGTACTGttttctcatactaaatcagtaCTAATCACCAGCTAACAGCCAGTCAACAGTATTGTTCTCTTctaacaaatcagcactagtCAACAGCCAGTCAAACGAACACAGCGAATATATATGGACTAAGTAGTCCATATAAATAGTTTTTGTGTCAGTAGTCTATAGCTATTGTTGTTGTCCCAGTATATATGGATTTGTAATGATGGAATCTGGAGTGAGAGAGAAGGAGATGATAGAGAGAGTAATATTAGTTTATTTCTTATGGATTGTTCATAGGACTATGGGTAACTTTTGCTATGAACTGCTATATGAACCATTTTTACAATATTTCAGCTAGTCTGTAGCGAATATTTTAATGCTATGAACTACCTTAGGGCAAACATTGTGGTTGCTCATGCCGACAGGCCGATTCACCATGCTGTGGTAGTAAAAGTAAAAGCGTGAGCGGTATTTAAATTTTGTTGGGAGGCCGGCCTATATAACGGTGgcctctgctctgctccgctccaGATCCCCAGACCCCAGTGTTGCTGCCGCCCTCCTGAACACGGCCAGCAAAGGGGGATCGAGCCAATCGAGTTCTTGTGCTCGAGCCTCGAGGCAATCCGATCATTGGAGGGCTCATTTCtgatctccctcctcctcctcctcctcctcctcgccgccctcccCATCGCTAACGCTCCGTCTCGCACCGCTTGGTTTCAGCTGCTCTCCGATGGCTGACCTCAACGACGCCCCCCGGTTCGCGCTCTGCGTGGCGCTCGGCATCTCCCTCATCATCAAGCCGCTGCTCGAGTCCCTCGACGGGGCCGACCCGCCGCCCAGCCCCGCCatccacgccgccgtcgccgtcgtcctcgcGCTCCTCCCGTTCGCCTACCTCGCGAGCATCGTGCTGCTCCAGCTCCGGctcgccccgccggcgccgcccttccCACCCCCGCCGGCCCCGGCGCACGCCAGGCGGTTCGCCTGCCTCGCATGCACCATGGTGTCCGCGCTGCTCGGCGTGCTCGCCGTGCCCCTCGTCGCGTTCtggctcctcgccggcgccgcgcagcCGCGAGGGTGGTCCGCGAGGTAGGTGAGTGAGCCAACACAAGTCGTCGTCTGTGGAGACGGACGATCCACCGCAGTACTCTAGGTCGCGCGCTCGTGCGAGATTTACGGTGATACTCTCCTGACCATCTTCGTGTTGATTTCTTTTTGATTGAAGGAACGAACTCGATTCTTGACCATGAATCGGAACGCAAGAACTAGTAGCATCCTGACGCCAGAATCCTCGACAAGCTCAGTGTGCGCCCCTGCAAGACAGGGCACGGCCCTATGTTtccccggcgcccggcggcgaggccgacgTGCTGGCCGAGACCGGCACACATGGACGCTTCGATCCGGTCAAGCGAAGGGAGGTGGGGACGCGGTCGTGAAGTCCTGCTTGGTCAGATGAAGAAATGGGGAGCACCTACTAATTGGAGCCTTGTTCTGAGGTTAAGCGCTAGTGAATCGAATAGTATCGTACCTGTGTACTACTAGTACTCACGATGTACAAAAATTCATCATACCATTCATTAATTCAGGTTTATTTATGGCCAAGTACCTTGTTTGGATCCGGATTTCTGGGCAAAACTGCAGCTGTACTACGTATGGAGACACATATTGGGAGACGAGCTTTCCGTACTTCCTTTTAGCCTCTGTTTTatccttttgttttctctttccTTCTGTGCTAATTTATCTTCTTTTAGTTCGACATAACCTCTTTTAAACTATTTTATCTTTTAATCTATAGCCAGTAGGGGGACACCTCTCCCGTTTCTCATAACAAAAAACATAACCTTTTGCTTCTGAATCATTCACGATGTAGCGAAATTCTTCTAACCACTCCTCTCCTCTGTGAGTTACTAGTACTGAACATGGTCTACCTTGTTTTCAGTCTCCATTTCTTTGTCTGAATTTGGGTTTGTACGTTAGAGATTG
Proteins encoded:
- the LOC120668512 gene encoding uncharacterized protein LOC120668512 isoform X2; its protein translation is MADLNDAPRFALCVALGISLIIKPLLESLDGADPPPSPAIHAAVAVVLALLPFAYLASIVLLQLRLAPPAPPFPPPPAPAHARRFACLACTMVSALLGVLAVPLVAFWLLAGAAQPRGWSAR
- the LOC120668512 gene encoding uncharacterized protein LOC120668512 isoform X1, producing the protein MADLNDAPRFALCVALGISLIIKPLLESLDGADPPPSPAIHAAVAVVLALLPFAYLASIVLLQLRLAPPAPPFPPPPAPAHARRFACLACTMVSALLGVLAVPLVAFWLLAGAAQPRGWSARNELDS